The following coding sequences lie in one Sedimentibacter sp. MB35-C1 genomic window:
- a CDS encoding VOC family protein — translation MNRMNIICLGVRDMEKSIRFYRDGLGFSTEEKSNNPEIVFFSTSGTKLELYPIDLLAEDIDKDNPPEICSGFGGITLAYNAKSKEEVKAVIELARRAGAKIVKEPQNVFWGGYHAYFSDPDGYYWEVAWGPNFKFDDNDMLIF, via the coding sequence ATGAACAGAATGAATATTATATGCCTGGGGGTCAGAGATATGGAAAAATCCATCAGGTTCTACAGAGACGGACTGGGCTTCAGCACAGAAGAAAAGAGTAATAATCCGGAAATTGTTTTTTTCAGCACATCAGGAACAAAGCTGGAATTGTATCCCATTGATCTACTGGCGGAGGATATTGACAAGGATAATCCGCCGGAGATATGTTCCGGATTCGGAGGTATTACACTGGCATACAATGCTAAATCGAAGGAAGAGGTTAAAGCGGTTATTGAACTGGCGCGCAGGGCTGGAGCTAAAATTGTAAAGGAGCCTCAAAATGTATTTTGGGGAGGATATCATGCGTATTTTTCAGATCCAGACGGTTATTACTGGGAGGTTGCATGGGGACCTAATTTTAAATTTGATGACAATGACATGCTGATATTTTAA
- a CDS encoding RNA polymerase sigma factor, whose amino-acid sequence MAEKLLIKGLKKGKEDAYSQIVRDYGNKLLRTCFLMLGNREEAEDVVQETFEKVFEKVGNFREDSGLYTWIYTIALNLSRDRLRKKRDVLALEDEWLGNDDVESHVEESIDREVLKKELFKLHPMYMEVMVLFYFEELSIKEISVLLNEKEGTIKSRLSRGRNILKESLLKGGRLNG is encoded by the coding sequence GTGGCAGAAAAGTTATTGATAAAGGGACTGAAAAAAGGAAAAGAAGATGCATACAGCCAAATAGTACGGGACTACGGAAATAAGCTCCTGAGAACCTGCTTCCTTATGCTTGGTAACAGAGAAGAGGCAGAAGACGTTGTCCAGGAAACTTTTGAAAAGGTTTTTGAAAAGGTTGGAAATTTCAGGGAGGATTCTGGACTGTATACATGGATTTATACTATAGCACTCAACCTGTCCAGAGATAGGCTGAGAAAGAAAAGAGATGTTCTTGCCCTCGAAGATGAATGGCTTGGCAACGATGATGTTGAATCTCATGTTGAGGAAAGCATTGACAGAGAGGTTTTGAAAAAGGAACTTTTCAAGTTGCATCCTATGTATATGGAAGTTATGGTGCTGTTTTATTTTGAAGAGCTTTCCATAAAAGAAATTTCAGTTCTGCTTAATGAAAAAGAAGGAACCATAAAAAGCAGGCTGTCAAGAGGAAGAAACATATTGAAGGAAAGTTTGTTGAAAGGAGGACGACTCAATGGATAA
- a CDS encoding lipopolysaccharide assembly protein LapB, producing MKIKIKVKTLIFIVCIFTAIFMWVVPSSILGIADYLDRKNSDKAVLFYEKYASYPTTSSVEGWYVYADKLVEGFDKYTIFLNGWGGANQELGDMEKAKELFSRIVNSTSYKKSEKHYVIKSYKMLMDIAISTGDSETLREWISFGQKNDDQDIKYISDIYNGFLMHVNGNNERAEEIISEYEGTEYADVKLDILKMETALFNENYDEAVLISEKITNIDWKTRDEIVFGSSRYYDRNYWLDEFSKNMKGSNVVKGTVTYKGQPMPFVEIYVQEAGGLRGGGDSYIGITNEKGEFKTIGLKDGIYSIGMGLNTSLLEDKVISRAGYEYVTIGGADKEMNFVFNSTINVSSPKPREKISGNEFTVSWEKVEGADHYTVQVVVFSNPYEKGGSSVTTPISDKNGNVEFNENYAVFDVDKLKEKSIGISYEGEEMLLGYEGVLGSFLHGIEYPITVNACDENGKIITGSLPMRTYYDQIPSITIEGSVTDGEKMIIDKKYPEAIEYYENILLEEPDNTDALMYLIKIYGIGWKKGERNIERAVELGKKYAGLTGDTQLIFRTLDTMDRDEIKENKDLIYSAIKKSDKNLGTEGNRLLSRCYIAYENWEKARETLLKIDDYVPDNLFYLNLYFGDYKEAAENLKKLYTSELTTDKISESVMALEDIPPDDSDKEVFKSFLLKLVKGVEHNDGKKLYNQTTNQIENINIKNILYGIYLERNWESRY from the coding sequence ATGAAAATAAAAATTAAAGTAAAAACATTGATTTTTATAGTTTGTATTTTTACTGCAATATTTATGTGGGTAGTACCATCTTCAATTTTAGGAATAGCTGATTATCTTGATAGGAAGAACTCTGACAAAGCAGTTTTGTTTTATGAAAAATATGCTTCCTATCCAACAACATCAAGTGTAGAGGGATGGTATGTCTATGCAGATAAGCTGGTAGAAGGTTTTGATAAGTACACTATTTTTTTAAACGGTTGGGGCGGAGCAAATCAGGAACTTGGAGATATGGAAAAAGCAAAGGAATTATTTTCTCGTATAGTTAATTCAACTTCCTACAAAAAATCAGAAAAACACTATGTTATCAAGTCCTATAAAATGCTTATGGATATTGCAATTTCTACGGGAGATTCAGAGACTCTCCGTGAATGGATTTCGTTTGGGCAGAAGAATGATGACCAGGATATAAAATACATTTCAGACATATATAATGGATTTTTAATGCACGTAAACGGAAATAATGAGCGAGCCGAAGAAATAATTTCTGAGTATGAGGGTACAGAATACGCGGATGTTAAGCTTGATATATTAAAAATGGAGACAGCTCTTTTCAATGAAAATTATGATGAAGCTGTATTAATCTCAGAAAAAATAACGAACATAGATTGGAAAACGCGTGATGAAATAGTATTTGGATCATCAAGATACTACGACAGAAACTACTGGCTGGATGAATTCAGCAAAAATATGAAAGGAAGCAATGTTGTTAAAGGAACCGTAACCTATAAGGGGCAACCTATGCCCTTTGTTGAAATATATGTACAGGAAGCAGGAGGTCTCAGAGGAGGCGGTGACAGTTATATTGGAATAACAAATGAAAAAGGAGAATTTAAGACCATCGGTTTAAAAGACGGAATATACAGTATAGGAATGGGATTGAATACTTCGCTTTTGGAGGATAAGGTTATTAGCCGCGCGGGCTATGAATATGTCACTATTGGTGGTGCAGATAAAGAAATGAATTTTGTTTTTAACAGCACCATAAATGTTAGTTCACCAAAGCCAAGAGAAAAAATATCAGGTAATGAATTTACCGTTTCTTGGGAAAAAGTAGAAGGAGCGGATCACTATACTGTTCAAGTGGTAGTGTTTTCTAATCCCTATGAAAAAGGCGGGAGCAGTGTAACAACACCAATCTCTGACAAGAACGGAAATGTTGAATTTAACGAAAACTATGCTGTGTTTGATGTGGATAAACTTAAGGAAAAATCAATAGGAATCTCATATGAAGGGGAAGAAATGCTTCTTGGTTATGAAGGAGTATTAGGAAGCTTTTTACATGGAATAGAATATCCAATTACAGTAAACGCATGTGACGAAAACGGCAAAATTATTACCGGAAGCCTGCCTATGCGAACATATTATGACCAAATACCAAGTATTACAATAGAAGGCAGTGTTACCGACGGAGAAAAAATGATTATAGATAAAAAATATCCGGAGGCAATAGAGTATTACGAAAATATTCTCTTGGAAGAACCTGACAATACAGATGCATTGATGTATTTGATCAAAATTTACGGCATTGGATGGAAAAAAGGTGAGAGAAATATTGAGAGGGCAGTTGAGCTTGGCAAGAAATATGCCGGCTTAACTGGAGATACACAGCTGATTTTCAGAACGTTGGACACAATGGACAGAGATGAAATAAAGGAAAATAAGGACTTAATTTATTCAGCTATAAAAAAAAGTGATAAAAATCTTGGAACAGAAGGTAACAGGCTGTTGAGCAGGTGTTATATCGCTTACGAAAATTGGGAGAAAGCAAGAGAGACATTATTAAAAATAGATGATTATGTACCCGACAATCTCTTTTATCTAAATTTGTATTTCGGAGACTATAAAGAGGCAGCAGAAAATCTGAAAAAATTATATACATCCGAATTAACTACCGATAAAATCTCAGAATCGGTGATGGCCCTCGAGGATATTCCTCCTGACGATTCAGATAAAGAGGTTTTTAAAAGCTTTTTGCTAAAACTCGTTAAAGGTGTGGAACACAACGATGGAAAGAAGCTATACAATCAAACAACAAACCAAATCGAAAACATAAATATAAAAAATATTCTGTACGGAATTTATTTAGAAAGAAACTGGGAGTCAAGGTATTAA
- the mraY gene encoding phospho-N-acetylmuramoyl-pentapeptide-transferase produces the protein MIQYFTFSLLFTALFLKVFIDKLSKTSFFKRTENIDSNKKSCIQELHKHKAATPTMGGVAINLTLFISTVAYSASTSRIIWSNFFLLLFGLMGFVDDYIKVKKKRDGITPKEKLAGLIIIGVIITIYLILSGQINTQIMFPLISNSIEINTYLYGVFTVFLIVLASNSVNITDGVDGLALGICSIVFVFIGICAYQLRDDKVLFGAIIMEGACLGTLFFNRYPAKIFMGDTGSLFLGGSIAVFLIELNIPLWIFIVLCVCIFETISVIIQLFSLKYFNKRVFKIAPFHHHLEKSGWKESTITLTFCIITFAACFIAYLGFGA, from the coding sequence ATGATACAATATTTTACTTTTAGCTTGCTTTTTACAGCTTTATTTTTAAAGGTATTTATTGACAAGCTATCTAAAACAAGCTTTTTTAAAAGAACAGAAAATATAGACAGCAATAAGAAGTCTTGCATACAGGAATTGCATAAGCATAAAGCTGCAACTCCAACAATGGGAGGTGTTGCTATTAATTTGACATTATTTATTTCCACTGTAGCTTACAGTGCTTCAACGAGTAGAATAATATGGAGTAACTTTTTCTTATTGTTATTCGGTCTGATGGGGTTTGTTGATGATTATATAAAAGTTAAAAAGAAGAGGGATGGCATAACTCCAAAAGAAAAGTTAGCCGGTCTTATTATTATAGGTGTAATTATAACTATATATTTAATTCTCTCCGGACAGATAAATACACAAATTATGTTTCCGCTCATAAGTAACTCGATAGAAATTAACACATATCTGTACGGTGTTTTTACGGTGTTTCTGATTGTTTTAGCAAGTAATAGTGTCAACATTACAGACGGAGTAGACGGGCTTGCGTTGGGTATATGTTCTATAGTCTTTGTTTTCATTGGAATATGTGCATACCAATTGAGGGACGATAAAGTACTGTTTGGAGCCATAATCATGGAGGGAGCCTGTCTTGGTACTCTGTTTTTTAACAGATATCCTGCTAAAATTTTTATGGGAGACACAGGCTCTCTTTTTTTAGGAGGGTCAATTGCTGTATTTTTGATTGAATTGAACATACCCCTATGGATATTTATTGTACTTTGCGTTTGTATTTTTGAAACAATCAGCGTGATAATACAGTTGTTTTCATTAAAATATTTTAATAAAAGAGTTTTCAAGATAGCGCCTTTCCATCATCACCTGGAGAAGAGTGGCTGGAAAGAAAGTACTATTACATTGACATTTTGCATTATAACTTTTGCGGCATGTTTTATTGCATATCTGGGTTTTGGAGCATAA
- the argC gene encoding N-acetyl-gamma-glutamyl-phosphate reductase, whose amino-acid sequence MIKVGIIGSTGYAGQELVRLLYGHPEVKIIKTISETYMDNKYSYVYRNFTGFSQNVCSALDYETIADGIDVLFTSLPYGALMERLNDDILNNVTVIDLGVDYRLLNSMEYKQYYSKEHKSIHLSPRFTYGLCEWNENEIQEAENIANPGCFATAIQLALLPLIKEKIILTDVIVDGKCALSGSGRTLTLGTHFVEANESVKPYKIINHPHKVEARKAIEHFTHEQVKLTFVPHIVPMQRGMLVTCYTRTAMKVDYDFIRSIYEKYYHCKEFVQILDRGMYVETKWVRNSNMCHINFEVDEQDNSLIIFAAIDNLIKGAAGQAIQNLNIMNGFPQNTAINYVPTCI is encoded by the coding sequence ATGATAAAAGTAGGAATTATAGGCTCCACCGGATATGCCGGACAGGAATTAGTAAGGCTGCTATACGGCCATCCGGAAGTAAAAATAATTAAAACTATTTCGGAAACCTATATGGATAACAAGTATTCTTACGTATACCGGAATTTTACCGGGTTTAGCCAGAATGTCTGTTCTGCTCTTGATTATGAAACTATTGCAGACGGTATTGATGTGCTTTTCACATCTCTGCCATATGGTGCTTTGATGGAAAGGCTTAATGACGATATATTAAATAATGTAACAGTTATTGATCTGGGAGTGGATTATCGTTTATTGAACAGTATGGAGTATAAACAGTATTATAGCAAGGAGCATAAATCTATTCATCTTTCGCCTAGGTTTACCTATGGCCTTTGTGAGTGGAATGAAAATGAGATACAAGAAGCCGAAAACATTGCTAATCCCGGATGCTTTGCAACGGCAATCCAGCTTGCACTGCTACCGCTTATCAAAGAAAAAATAATTTTGACCGACGTGATAGTTGACGGAAAATGTGCGCTGTCAGGTTCAGGTAGAACTCTTACACTTGGAACCCACTTTGTTGAGGCGAACGAATCAGTTAAGCCTTACAAAATTATAAATCACCCCCACAAAGTAGAAGCTCGGAAAGCGATTGAGCATTTTACCCATGAACAAGTAAAATTAACCTTTGTACCTCACATTGTCCCTATGCAGAGAGGTATGCTTGTTACCTGCTATACTAGGACTGCAATGAAAGTTGACTATGATTTTATCAGAAGCATATACGAAAAGTATTATCATTGCAAGGAGTTCGTTCAAATACTGGATCGCGGCATGTATGTGGAAACAAAATGGGTTAGAAATTCAAACATGTGCCATATAAATTTCGAAGTGGATGAACAGGACAATTCATTAATCATATTTGCCGCAATTGATAATCTAATAAAAGGGGCGGCGGGACAGGCTATACAAAACCTGAATATAATGAATGGATTCCCTCAAAATACGGCGATTAATTATGTACCGACATGTATTTAA
- the alr gene encoding alanine racemase, whose amino-acid sequence MILRDTVVEVNLDKIKYNMKLIKEMCGNDVAVMPVIKADGYGHGAVGIAKTLMESGASHLAVATLVEAIELRKAYEYYPIMILGHTPNRLLGEIVKYNLIPTIFSSEQAKILSDIAASSHKKVKIHIKVDTGFHRLGIYDEDEIASICSYPNIEAEGIFSHLALVNDEENKMQFGKFTDMINKLEKRGITFRYKHISDSISLVDYPEYRMNMVRPGALIYGLRGFHKGFIGVETCICFKTRISQIHDIKKGEGVGYDYLWRATKDTKIGTLPFGYADGYPRNMRDKGYVTIKGIKCPILGVICMDQCMVDLAGVSDPQVGDEAIIYGDGKNNTMSIQEASELAGTNKNEIVARILPRPPRVYVSSEKK is encoded by the coding sequence ATGATTTTAAGAGATACAGTTGTAGAAGTAAATTTGGATAAAATTAAATACAATATGAAGCTGATTAAGGAAATGTGCGGAAATGATGTAGCTGTTATGCCTGTAATAAAAGCTGACGGTTACGGGCACGGTGCAGTTGGAATAGCTAAAACGTTAATGGAATCAGGGGCGTCTCATCTTGCGGTGGCAACACTTGTAGAAGCTATAGAATTAAGAAAAGCTTATGAATATTATCCCATAATGATTCTTGGTCATACACCTAACAGGCTTCTTGGAGAAATAGTAAAATATAATTTAATACCGACAATTTTCAGCTCAGAACAGGCAAAAATTCTTTCAGACATAGCAGCAAGTTCACATAAAAAAGTAAAAATACACATTAAAGTAGATACGGGATTTCACAGACTTGGAATTTATGATGAAGATGAAATAGCTTCAATTTGTTCATATCCAAACATAGAAGCTGAAGGAATTTTTTCACACTTAGCTCTTGTAAATGATGAAGAGAATAAAATGCAGTTTGGCAAGTTTACAGATATGATAAATAAACTTGAAAAAAGAGGAATTACATTTAGATATAAACATATTTCTGACAGCATAAGTCTTGTGGATTATCCTGAGTATAGGATGAATATGGTGCGCCCCGGCGCATTAATATATGGGCTGAGAGGTTTTCATAAAGGTTTTATAGGAGTAGAAACATGCATATGCTTTAAAACACGTATTTCTCAAATTCATGACATTAAAAAAGGTGAAGGCGTAGGATACGATTATTTGTGGAGAGCAACAAAGGATACAAAAATTGGAACTCTTCCATTTGGGTATGCAGACGGTTATCCAAGAAATATGAGAGATAAAGGATATGTTACTATAAAAGGTATAAAGTGTCCCATACTAGGAGTTATTTGCATGGATCAATGCATGGTTGATCTTGCAGGTGTTTCAGATCCTCAAGTAGGAGATGAGGCAATAATATATGGGGACGGTAAAAATAACACAATGAGCATACAGGAGGCAAGTGAACTTGCCGGTACAAATAAAAATGAAATAGTTGCAAGAATTCTTCCAAGACCTCCGCGTGTATATGTGTCATCTGAAAAAAAATAG
- a CDS encoding excinuclease ABC subunit UvrA produces the protein MNFDENNTINIVNACENNLKNISVKIPKKQITIFTGVSGSGKSSLCIDTIAAESRRELNETFPSFVQQYLPKYGRPDVEKVENLPVTIIINQKKPAPNTRSTVGTYTDIQPFLRLLFSRVGKPFVGYSDSFSFNHPLGKCPRCDGLGDITDLDIHKLVDFNKCLNDEGVINFPTFTTRAWRWKRYAYSGLFDLNKKIKDYSNEELNLFLYSPQVKVKNPPSNWPKTAKFEGIYPRMYRSIISTKEGKRHQKILDEMVTTAACPECGGSRINHKIRSCKINGKSIADVDDMPIPEAIEFIKSIDNPLAQDIKRELIKRLTALVEIGLGYISLSRGSGTLSGGEAQRIKIAKYINSSLTDMVYVLDEPSVGLHPKDIELLKNSLIKLKNHGNTILIVEHHREIIKMADYVIDMGPKAGTNGGMIIFQGKYSELIESDNLTGKLLGQKAPLKEVIRKPKKWFSVKNAQIHNLKNVSVDFPLGVLTVIAGVAGSGKSSLMEYFQNVFHENVISISQKNIGVNLRSTPATYLDISDNIRKIFAHENKLKPNLFSFNSKGACPACGGKGIIISEMAFMDTIETVCDVCHGKRFSKDVLKYTYHGKNIAEVMDFTVEEAIDFFKVENFTKKLESLEKVGLGYLHLNQSMTTLSGGELQRVKLASQLNQKGAVFILDEPTDGLHLEDVRKLMKLFNKLVDEGNSLFLVEHSLEVMKDADYIIELGPGGGISGGNILFSGTVKNLLNSDTSVTRPYLIDSLP, from the coding sequence ATGAATTTTGATGAAAACAACACTATAAATATAGTAAATGCTTGTGAAAACAATTTAAAAAACATTTCAGTGAAGATACCCAAAAAACAAATAACAATTTTTACCGGAGTGTCCGGCTCCGGGAAATCATCACTTTGTATTGACACTATAGCAGCAGAGTCAAGAAGAGAACTGAATGAAACCTTTCCCAGCTTTGTTCAGCAATATCTTCCAAAATACGGAAGGCCTGACGTTGAAAAGGTAGAGAACCTTCCTGTAACAATTATCATCAATCAAAAAAAACCAGCACCAAATACACGATCCACTGTTGGAACGTACACGGACATTCAACCTTTTTTAAGACTTTTATTCTCAAGAGTTGGAAAACCCTTTGTAGGATATTCGGACAGCTTTTCGTTTAATCACCCATTGGGGAAATGCCCTCGATGTGATGGTCTGGGTGATATTACAGATTTAGATATACATAAACTTGTAGATTTTAATAAATGCTTAAATGACGAAGGTGTAATAAACTTTCCCACTTTTACAACAAGAGCATGGAGATGGAAAAGATATGCATACAGCGGGTTGTTTGACCTTAATAAAAAAATTAAGGATTATTCAAATGAAGAGCTGAACTTATTTCTTTATTCTCCTCAAGTAAAGGTGAAAAACCCTCCGTCTAATTGGCCAAAAACAGCAAAATTTGAAGGTATATATCCCAGGATGTACAGAAGTATAATAAGCACTAAAGAAGGCAAACGCCATCAAAAGATTTTGGATGAAATGGTAACAACCGCAGCATGCCCTGAATGCGGCGGATCAAGGATAAACCATAAGATAAGAAGCTGTAAAATAAATGGCAAGAGTATAGCAGATGTAGATGATATGCCGATTCCAGAAGCTATAGAATTTATCAAAAGTATTGATAATCCATTGGCACAAGATATAAAAAGAGAGCTTATAAAACGTCTGACTGCTTTGGTTGAAATAGGATTGGGCTATATTTCATTAAGCAGAGGCTCCGGAACCCTATCAGGCGGAGAGGCTCAAAGAATTAAAATTGCAAAATATATAAATTCTTCTTTGACTGATATGGTGTATGTACTGGACGAACCGAGTGTCGGCCTTCATCCCAAAGATATAGAACTGCTTAAGAATTCTCTGATTAAGCTGAAAAATCATGGAAATACAATCTTGATTGTTGAACATCACAGAGAAATTATAAAAATGGCTGACTATGTAATTGATATGGGTCCCAAAGCAGGAACTAACGGCGGGATGATAATATTTCAGGGTAAGTATTCTGAACTCATAGAATCCGATAACTTAACCGGAAAACTCTTAGGACAGAAAGCTCCTCTGAAAGAAGTTATAAGAAAACCGAAAAAGTGGTTCTCTGTCAAAAATGCTCAAATTCACAATTTAAAAAATGTTTCTGTAGATTTTCCTCTTGGAGTGCTGACGGTTATTGCAGGAGTTGCAGGATCAGGTAAAAGCTCCCTGATGGAATATTTTCAAAATGTGTTTCATGAAAATGTGATTTCAATAAGTCAAAAAAATATCGGTGTAAACTTGCGTTCAACACCTGCGACATATCTTGACATATCAGACAACATAAGGAAAATATTTGCTCATGAAAATAAACTGAAGCCAAATTTATTCAGCTTTAATTCAAAGGGAGCATGCCCGGCATGCGGCGGCAAGGGTATTATTATTTCGGAAATGGCATTTATGGACACCATAGAAACTGTATGCGATGTGTGTCATGGCAAAAGATTTTCCAAGGACGTACTCAAATATACGTATCACGGCAAAAACATTGCGGAGGTAATGGATTTCACTGTAGAAGAAGCAATCGACTTTTTCAAGGTAGAAAACTTCACGAAAAAGCTTGAGTCACTTGAAAAGGTAGGCTTAGGATATCTTCACCTTAATCAGTCCATGACTACACTGTCCGGCGGAGAACTTCAAAGAGTTAAGCTTGCAAGCCAGCTTAATCAAAAGGGGGCTGTTTTTATACTTGACGAACCTACAGACGGGCTTCATCTAGAGGATGTAAGAAAGCTTATGAAGCTTTTTAACAAATTAGTTGATGAGGGCAACAGCCTGTTTCTCGTTGAACATAGTCTCGAGGTTATGAAGGATGCCGATTACATAATCGAACTGGGCCCTGGAGGTGGAATTTCCGGAGGCAATATTCTGTTTTCCGGGACTGTTAAAAACTTACTTAATTCCGACACTTCAGTAACAAGGCCGTACTTGATTGACAGTCTGCCGTAA